In a single window of the Prionailurus viverrinus isolate Anna chromosome D3, UM_Priviv_1.0, whole genome shotgun sequence genome:
- the RILPL1 gene encoding RILP-like protein 1 isoform X3 has protein sequence MEEDRGSSLAAESALEKNVAELTVMDVYDIASLVGHEFERVIDQHGCEAIARLMPKVVRVLEILEVLVSRHHVAPELDELRLELDRLRLERMDRIEKERKHQKELELVEDVWRGEAQDLLSQIAQLQEENKQLLTNLSHKDASFSEEEFQKHEGMSERERQVMKKLKEVVDKQRDEIRARDRELGLKNEDVEALQQQQTRLMKINHDLRHRVTVVEAQGKALIEQKVELEADLQTKEQEMGSLRAELGKLRERLQGELSQNGEEEPETEPGGEECVSEAEKMAMGLKDPNRPRFTLQELRDVLHERNELKSKVFLLQEELAYYKSEEIEEENRIPQPPPVAHPRMSPQPESGIKRLLFYKGLWALLPFTVASVCSARPGAPRLGREAAGIGEPESEKHTEGEREIRIPPSTGCRWPVPWPPQPSRG, from the exons ATGGAGGAGGACCGGGGGTCGTCGCTGGCGGCCGAGTCGGCGCTGGAGAAGAACGTGGCGGAGCTGACCGTCATGGACGTGTACGACATCGCGTCGCTCGTGGGCCACGAGTTCGAGCGGGTCATCGACCAGCACGGCTGCGAGGCCATCGCGCGCCTCATGCCCAAGGTCGTGCGTGTCCTGGAGATCCTGGAGGTGCTGGTCAGCCGCCACCACGTCGCGCCTGAGCTGGACGAGCTGCGCCTGGAGCTGGACCGTCTGCGCCTGGAGAGGATGGACCGCATCGAGAAGGAGCGCAAGCACCAGAAG GAGCTGGAGCTGGTGGAGGACGTGTGGCGGGGGGAGGCGCAGGACCTCCTCTCTCAGATTGCCCAGCTGCAGGAGGAAAACAAGCAGCTCCTGACCAACCTCTCGCACAAAGACGCCAGCTTCTCGGAGGAGGAGTTCCAGAAGCACGAAG GCATGTCGGAGCGCGAGCGGCAGGTGATGAAGAAGCTGAAGGAGGTGGTGGACAAGCAGCGGGACGAGATTCGCGCCAGGGACAGGGAGCTGGGTCTGAAGAACGAAGACGTGGAGGCC ctgcagcagcagcagaCGCGGCTGATGAAGATCAACCACGACCTCCGGCACCGCGTCACAGTGGTGGAGGCCCAGGGGAAGGCCCTGATCGAACAGAAGGTGGAACTAGAGGCAGATCTGCAAACCAAGGAACAGGAGATGGGCAGCCTGCGGGCAGAGCTCGGGAAGCTGCGAGAGAGGCTGCAGGGTGAACTCAGCCAGAATGGAGAGGAGGAGCCCGAG ACGGAGCCGGGCGGAGAGGAGTGTGTCTCAGAGGCGGAGAAGATGGCCATGGGTCTCAAGGACCCCAACCGCCCCCGCTTCACCCTGCAGGAGCTGCGGGACGTGCTGCACGAGAGGAACGAACTCAAGTCCAAGGTGTTTTTGTTGCAGGAGGAGCTGGCGTACTATAAGAG tgaagaaatagaagaggaaaatcGAATACCCCAACCTCCACCGGTCGCCCACCCGAGAATGTCCCCCCAGCCGGAGTCTGGGATCAAGCGACT ACTGTTCTACAAAGGACTCTGGGCCCTTCTCCCCTTCACTGTGGCCTCTGTCTGCTCAGCAAGACCTGGGGCTCCGAGACTGGGCAGAGAAGCCGCTGGAATTGGGGAGCCAGAGAGCGAGAAAcacacagagggggagagagaaatcagAATCCCCCCGTCCACAGGGTGCAGGTGGCCAGTCCCGTGGCCACCCCAGCCTTCTAGGGGATGA